The genomic interval GATTATAAATGGTCAAGTGCGCGGGCGCATGTGAAAAAGGAAAAAAATATTTTGCTAGAAAATAATTTTATGAACGAAGAAATAAAGAATTGGGCAGCATATTTATCGGAAGAAGATAATCAAAATGACCTTGAATATCTAAGAAAATGCATAAATACGGGGCGCCCTTTGGGAAGCGAAGAGTATGTAAAAAAGATTGAAAATAAAACAGGCAGAATTTTGTTTAAGAAAAAACCGGGTCCGAAGAATAATTAAGTATTGTGTCCCCAAATTATTATGAAAAAAATAATCATCACGGAAAAACTGCCTATAAAAATGTGGATTGACGAAGTTGAGTCAGGGGCAGCCCGCCAAATAAGAAACCTTGCAAATTTACCCTTCGCATTCAGCCACATTGCAATTATGCCCGATTGCCACTCGGGATACGGTATGCCTATCGGCGGTGTGCTTGCCACAAGAGATGTTATTATACCCAACGCCGTAGGAGTAGATATCGGCTGCGGTATGTGCGCGGTAAGGACCACCATAAAAGAGATAAATAAAGAAACACTAAGAAAAATTATCGGAAGAATAAGAAGCCTGATTCCTTTAGGATTTGAACATTACAAACAAAAACAGCCGGAAATATTGATGCCGGAACGCAAAGCGGAATACACAGTTATTGAACGCGAATGGGAAAACGCGCTTACGCAAATCGGCACTTTGGGCGGGGGAAATCATTTTATTGAAATACAAAAAGGAAATGACGGCTATATCTGGATTATGATTCATTCAGGATCGCGCAATCTCGGCAAGCAGGTGGCGGATTATTATAACAGATTGGCAAAAAGATTAGGGGACAAATTTCAGCCGAGAATCCCTTCAAACTTTGATCTCGCATTTTTACCGCTAGGAACAAAAGAGGGCGAAGACTATGTCAATGAAATGAATTTTTGCGTCAAGTTCGCATTGAATAACAGAAAAAGAATGATGGAAAAAATCTGCGATATTTTTTCGGAAGAATTTTCGGGGAACATTAAATTTCCTGAAATGATAAATATTGAACACAATTATGCCAAGCTAGAAAAACATTTCGGCAGAGATGTCTGGGTTCATAGAAAAGGAGCAACCTTGGCTTCAAAGGATACGGTCGGAATTGTTCCCGGAAGCCAGGGTGCAAAAAGTTATATAGTTAAAGGGCTCGGGAATCCGGAAAGTTTTTTGAGCTGCGCTCACGGAGCCGGAAGAAAAATGAGCAGGCATGAAGCAATGAGAGTATTATCCGTAGAAGAAGAAGCCGGAAGATTGGACAAACAAGGAATACTGCACGCAATTCGCGGAAAAAGAGACTTGGATGAAGCCCCTTCAGCATACAAAAACATTTCAGAAGTTATGGATGCCCAGAAAGATCTGGTTGAAATATTAGTGGAACTTTCACCCCTTGCGGTCATAAAAGGCTAGATTTTTCAATACCTGCCGGCACA from Elusimicrobiota bacterium carries:
- a CDS encoding RtcB family protein, which translates into the protein MKKIIITEKLPIKMWIDEVESGAARQIRNLANLPFAFSHIAIMPDCHSGYGMPIGGVLATRDVIIPNAVGVDIGCGMCAVRTTIKEINKETLRKIIGRIRSLIPLGFEHYKQKQPEILMPERKAEYTVIEREWENALTQIGTLGGGNHFIEIQKGNDGYIWIMIHSGSRNLGKQVADYYNRLAKRLGDKFQPRIPSNFDLAFLPLGTKEGEDYVNEMNFCVKFALNNRKRMMEKICDIFSEEFSGNIKFPEMINIEHNYAKLEKHFGRDVWVHRKGATLASKDTVGIVPGSQGAKSYIVKGLGNPESFLSCAHGAGRKMSRHEAMRVLSVEEEAGRLDKQGILHAIRGKRDLDEAPSAYKNISEVMDAQKDLVEILVELSPLAVIKG